A section of the Subtercola frigoramans genome encodes:
- a CDS encoding phosphoglyceromutase → MAETYTLILLRHGNSDWNQKNLFTGWVDVGLSEQGVGEAKRAGVLLADSGLTPDILYTSRLVRAIDTANYALAGAGRLWIDVKRSWRLNERHYGALQGKDKAQTLAEYGPEQFQTWRRSYDVPPPPIADDDEYSQLGDPRYTDLGDAVPRTECLKDVVDRMLPYWESDITVDLAAGKTVLVTAHGNSLRALVKHLDGISDEDIAELNIPTGIPLVYTLDENFVPTKPAVYLDPEAAAAGAAAVAAQGNKK, encoded by the coding sequence ATGGCTGAGACTTACACGTTGATCCTGTTGCGCCACGGCAACAGCGACTGGAACCAGAAGAACCTCTTCACCGGATGGGTCGATGTCGGCCTGAGTGAGCAGGGGGTCGGTGAGGCCAAGCGCGCCGGCGTGCTGCTCGCCGATTCGGGCCTCACGCCCGACATTCTCTACACCTCCCGGCTGGTTCGCGCAATCGACACGGCGAACTACGCCCTCGCCGGTGCCGGGAGACTGTGGATCGATGTGAAGCGCTCCTGGCGGCTCAATGAGCGCCACTATGGAGCGCTCCAGGGCAAAGACAAGGCCCAGACCCTCGCCGAATACGGCCCAGAGCAGTTCCAGACCTGGCGCCGCTCGTACGACGTGCCGCCGCCCCCCATCGCCGACGATGACGAGTACTCGCAGCTGGGCGACCCGCGCTACACAGACCTCGGTGACGCTGTGCCCCGCACCGAATGCCTGAAGGACGTCGTCGACCGCATGCTGCCGTACTGGGAGTCCGACATCACCGTCGATCTCGCTGCAGGCAAGACCGTGCTCGTCACCGCCCACGGCAATTCGTTGCGCGCGCTGGTCAAGCACCTCGACGGCATCTCCGACGAAGACATCGCCGAGCTCAACATTCCCACGGGCATCCCGTTGGTCTATACGCTCGACGAGAACTTCGTGCCGACGAAGCCCGCCGTGTACCTCGACCCCGAGGCTGCTGCTGCCGGTGCTGCTGCCGTCGCCGCCCAGGGCAACAAGAAATAA
- a CDS encoding FABP family protein yields the protein MIDLPSGLPPEIVPLSWLLGVWEGTGVIDYAVGDEKVSHEFGQRISFSHDGLPYLNYSSYSWLLDEKQTPLVTEMGYWRLSRPSVEGDPGPGMLPGADPRPYASTDAVEGLRNAEGGFDIEVSLLHPGGVDELYIGQVKAARIDLATDAVMRSHSAKEYSAATRIYGLVSGHLLWAWDIAALGQDLRTHASARLAKTD from the coding sequence ATGATCGACCTGCCTTCGGGGCTCCCTCCCGAGATCGTGCCACTCTCGTGGCTGCTCGGCGTCTGGGAAGGCACCGGTGTCATCGACTATGCCGTCGGCGACGAGAAGGTCAGCCACGAATTCGGCCAGCGCATCAGCTTCAGCCATGATGGCCTCCCGTATCTGAACTACAGCTCGTATTCATGGTTGCTCGACGAGAAGCAGACGCCGCTCGTCACCGAGATGGGGTACTGGCGACTCAGCCGGCCCTCGGTCGAGGGTGACCCAGGGCCCGGAATGCTGCCGGGTGCCGACCCGCGCCCCTATGCCTCGACTGATGCCGTCGAGGGGCTCCGCAACGCCGAGGGCGGATTCGACATCGAGGTGTCGTTGCTGCACCCCGGCGGTGTCGACGAGCTCTACATCGGCCAGGTCAAGGCCGCTCGCATCGACCTCGCGACAGACGCTGTGATGCGTTCGCATTCGGCGAAGGAATACTCTGCCGCGACTCGCATCTATGGATTGGTGTCCGGGCATCTCCTCTGGGCCTGGGACATCGCAGCGCTCGGGCAGGATCTGCGCACGCACGCCTCGGCCCGCCTCGCCAAAACAGATTGA
- a CDS encoding sensor histidine kinase — MDSGLLVLLSVALGLAVGTVFVFVLFAASRRGDHAATIIDPSVPDGVDQVIDAIDSAGVVLDASNNVVKASPAALAFGLVWNQGLVHPELVAMVDSVRRTGVPASKELSLARGPFGEATIHLSVRVARLGTRYLLLLADDRTEAHRLEEVRRDFIANISHELKTPIGAISLLAEALEPASDDPEQVRRFAKRLETEAVRLGRITREIIELSRLQAADVLTDAELVDVDHVVTSAIDQNHVQVDAKRMVIVGGGDRGAEVYGDEGLLILALHNLIANAVQYSPEGTRIGVGVRVHEGIVEIAVTDQGVGIPEEDLGRVFERFFRVDQARSRNTGGTGLGLSIVKHIVENHGGDIRVWSQIAHGSTFTIRLPEASHAAATPLGEQQ, encoded by the coding sequence ATGGATTCAGGCTTGTTGGTGCTGCTCTCTGTGGCACTCGGCCTCGCAGTGGGCACTGTCTTCGTGTTCGTTCTGTTCGCCGCCTCGCGGCGTGGCGACCACGCAGCAACCATCATCGACCCCTCCGTTCCCGACGGCGTCGACCAGGTGATCGACGCCATCGATTCGGCCGGTGTGGTGCTCGATGCCTCGAACAACGTAGTCAAGGCGTCGCCCGCCGCGCTGGCGTTCGGCCTCGTGTGGAACCAGGGTCTCGTTCATCCGGAGCTCGTCGCCATGGTCGACTCGGTGCGTCGCACAGGAGTTCCGGCCAGCAAGGAACTGAGTCTGGCCAGGGGGCCCTTCGGCGAGGCCACCATCCATCTCTCGGTGCGTGTGGCGAGGCTGGGCACCCGGTACCTGCTCCTGCTGGCGGACGACCGCACAGAGGCTCACCGCCTCGAAGAGGTCAGGCGTGACTTCATCGCCAACATCTCGCATGAGCTCAAGACGCCCATTGGGGCGATCTCGCTGCTCGCCGAGGCTCTCGAACCGGCATCGGATGATCCGGAGCAAGTCCGCCGCTTCGCCAAGCGGCTCGAAACCGAAGCGGTGCGTCTCGGGCGCATCACCCGCGAGATCATCGAACTTTCGCGCCTGCAGGCCGCCGATGTGCTCACCGACGCCGAACTGGTCGACGTGGACCACGTGGTCACGAGCGCGATCGACCAGAATCACGTTCAGGTCGATGCCAAACGCATGGTGATCGTGGGCGGCGGTGACCGCGGCGCCGAGGTCTACGGCGACGAGGGCCTGCTGATCCTGGCGCTGCACAACCTGATCGCCAATGCGGTGCAGTATTCGCCGGAGGGCACACGAATCGGCGTGGGCGTTCGGGTTCATGAGGGCATCGTGGAGATTGCGGTGACCGACCAGGGTGTGGGCATCCCCGAAGAAGACCTCGGCCGCGTCTTCGAACGATTCTTCCGGGTCGACCAGGCTCGCTCGCGCAACACCGGAGGCACGGGCCTCGGGCTCAGCATTGTGAAACACATCGTCGAAAACCACGGTGGAGACATTCGGGTGTGGTCGCAGATCGCACACGGATCGACCTTCACCATCCGGTTGCCAGAGGCGTCCCACGCCGCGGCGACCCCGTTAGGAGAACAGCAGTGA
- a CDS encoding class I SAM-dependent methyltransferase, translating to MPIGEITRGTTNTNRLRRVDRYLATLPILLTATDPVVVDLGFGASAVTALELHHRLAKARPDVEVVGVEISPERVLAAQRQLAEVREGGTVFAADARVSFTVGGFETPLTGHCGAAIIRAFNVLRQYDESDVAGAWALMVGRLQPGGVLVEGTCDEIGRVSSWVTVDAVGPRSLTISLRLSGLERPSIVAERLPKVLIHRNVESEGIHRLLVELDRAWQYNAPLSVYGPRQRWVASVRSLAAAGWPVLGTVTRWKLGELTVAWSAVTPLT from the coding sequence ATGCCCATCGGCGAGATCACCCGCGGAACCACGAACACGAACCGGCTGAGACGGGTCGACCGGTACCTGGCGACCCTTCCGATCCTGCTCACCGCCACCGACCCTGTCGTGGTCGACCTGGGTTTCGGGGCGAGCGCGGTGACCGCGCTCGAACTCCACCATCGCTTGGCGAAGGCCCGACCAGACGTCGAAGTCGTCGGAGTCGAGATCTCCCCCGAGCGCGTTCTGGCGGCACAGCGACAACTCGCCGAGGTCAGGGAGGGAGGCACCGTGTTTGCGGCTGATGCACGAGTGAGTTTCACGGTCGGAGGGTTCGAGACACCTCTTACCGGGCACTGTGGGGCAGCGATCATCCGAGCCTTCAATGTGCTCCGGCAGTACGACGAGAGTGACGTCGCAGGGGCCTGGGCGCTCATGGTGGGTCGGCTGCAGCCCGGCGGGGTTCTCGTTGAGGGTACGTGCGATGAGATCGGGCGCGTCTCGAGCTGGGTGACGGTCGACGCGGTGGGGCCCCGGTCGTTGACGATCTCGCTGCGACTGTCCGGGCTCGAACGCCCGTCGATCGTGGCGGAACGCCTGCCGAAGGTACTGATCCATCGCAACGTCGAGAGTGAGGGCATCCATCGCCTGCTGGTCGAACTCGACCGCGCGTGGCAGTACAACGCGCCGCTCTCGGTCTACGGGCCCCGCCAGCGGTGGGTCGCGAGTGTTCGTTCGCTTGCCGCCGCCGGGTGGCCTGTGCTGGGCACGGTTACGCGTTGGAAGCTCGGCGAACTCACCGTGGCATGGAGTGCAGTTACGCCGCTGACATAG
- the ygfZ gene encoding CAF17-like 4Fe-4S cluster assembly/insertion protein YgfZ, with product MTSPFLALPGAVDSGGEDAGVAAHYGNPLREQRLLRDGAIVDLSNRGVISVSGPDRLGWLDSVTSQALKGLVAGSSTETLLLDPSGHVEHAIRVFDDGVTAWLLVDASETVALVTWLDRMRFTLRVEVVDRTAEFATIGWMPPQEPALSGAGGVGAGIDSASIIEAFAAAPAGINLTWSDPWNAVAAGGHQYAAVEQHPGEDFPWRETLVERADLPALVQRASEQHIEVAGVLAAEALRIAAWRPRLSSEADEKLIPHEVDWIRSAVHLNKGCYRGQETVAKVHNLGHPPRRLVMLHLDGSDAVLPAAGDAVVILDDPENTVGIITSSALHFELGPIALALVKRSTPVDTLLAVASESILVPASQEVIVPPEAGAAVGRIPRLPRLGAQRR from the coding sequence ATGACGTCACCATTTCTCGCGTTGCCCGGTGCCGTCGACTCCGGCGGTGAAGACGCCGGAGTCGCAGCGCACTACGGCAACCCGCTGCGTGAACAACGGCTCCTGCGTGACGGTGCGATCGTCGATCTCTCGAACCGCGGGGTCATCTCGGTCTCCGGCCCCGACCGCCTGGGCTGGCTCGACTCTGTCACCAGCCAGGCGCTCAAGGGCCTTGTTGCGGGCAGTTCGACCGAAACTCTGCTGCTCGACCCCAGCGGTCACGTCGAACACGCCATCCGGGTCTTCGACGATGGGGTGACGGCCTGGCTGCTGGTGGATGCCTCGGAGACGGTCGCACTCGTGACCTGGCTCGACCGAATGAGGTTCACGCTGCGGGTCGAGGTTGTCGACCGCACCGCTGAGTTCGCCACGATCGGTTGGATGCCACCGCAGGAGCCTGCGCTGTCGGGCGCCGGCGGCGTGGGCGCCGGCATTGACAGTGCGTCGATCATCGAAGCGTTCGCCGCCGCTCCTGCAGGCATCAACCTCACCTGGAGCGATCCGTGGAATGCTGTGGCAGCCGGGGGCCACCAGTATGCCGCGGTCGAGCAGCATCCCGGCGAGGACTTCCCGTGGAGGGAGACACTTGTCGAGCGGGCCGATCTGCCCGCTCTCGTTCAGCGGGCTTCGGAACAGCACATCGAGGTTGCAGGCGTGCTCGCCGCTGAAGCACTGCGAATCGCCGCCTGGCGCCCGCGCCTCAGCTCTGAGGCCGACGAGAAGCTGATACCCCACGAGGTCGACTGGATCCGCTCCGCCGTGCACCTCAACAAGGGCTGCTACCGGGGTCAGGAGACCGTGGCGAAGGTGCACAACCTGGGCCATCCGCCTCGGCGCCTGGTGATGTTGCATCTCGATGGCTCTGACGCGGTGCTGCCGGCGGCGGGAGATGCAGTCGTGATTCTCGATGACCCCGAGAACACGGTGGGCATCATCACTTCGAGCGCCCTGCATTTCGAGCTCGGCCCGATCGCCCTGGCCCTGGTGAAGCGGTCGACACCGGTCGACACTCTCCTCGCCGTGGCCAGCGAGTCGATCCTCGTGCCGGCTTCGCAGGAAGTCATCGTACCTCCGGAGGCGGGGGCCGCCGTCGGTCGCATTCCTCGCCTGCCGCGGCTGGGCGCCCAGCGCCGGTAG
- a CDS encoding response regulator transcription factor codes for MTHILLVEDEIALSEPLAYLLKREGYEVTVAADGPSALAEFSQGGVDLILLDLMIPGIPGNEVCRQVRVTSQVPIIMLTAKDSEVDIVVGLELGADDYVTKPYSSRELLARIRAVMRRHTEASELGEPVLEAGPVRMDVERHTVAVDGRDTPMPLKEFELLELLLRNAGRVLTRGQLIDRVWGSDYFGDTKTLDVHIKRIRSKIEKSPSEPVLLVTVRGLGYRFEA; via the coding sequence GTGACCCACATCCTCTTGGTCGAAGACGAGATCGCGTTGAGCGAACCCCTCGCCTACCTTCTGAAGCGCGAAGGCTACGAGGTCACCGTTGCCGCTGACGGCCCTTCGGCGCTCGCCGAATTCAGCCAGGGCGGCGTCGACCTGATCCTTCTCGACCTGATGATCCCCGGAATCCCGGGCAACGAAGTCTGCCGGCAGGTGCGGGTCACCTCGCAGGTGCCCATCATCATGCTGACCGCGAAGGACTCAGAGGTCGATATCGTGGTCGGGTTGGAACTGGGCGCAGACGACTATGTGACCAAGCCGTATTCGTCCCGGGAGCTGCTGGCACGCATCCGCGCCGTCATGCGTCGCCACACCGAAGCCAGCGAGCTCGGCGAGCCCGTGCTCGAGGCAGGGCCGGTGCGGATGGACGTCGAGCGACACACCGTGGCAGTGGATGGTCGGGACACCCCGATGCCGCTGAAGGAGTTCGAGCTTCTCGAGCTGCTGCTGCGAAACGCTGGCCGGGTACTCACCCGCGGCCAGTTGATCGACCGGGTCTGGGGTTCTGACTACTTCGGTGACACCAAGACGCTCGACGTACACATCAAGCGGATCCGGTCGAAGATCGAGAAGTCGCCCTCGGAGCCCGTGCTCCTGGTGACGGTGCGAGGCCTCGGGTACCGCTTCGAGGCCTGA
- a CDS encoding winged helix-turn-helix transcriptional regulator, whose product MAQLLILTSAVDKEVLPALSLLSHRTRQIPAEAAQLVNTPNCDLIFIDARRDLASARSLCKILKTTGIGVPIVLILTEGGLTAVSAEWGAADVLLESAGPAEVDTRIRLAIGRQVQEQSSSKIQASGVVIDEASYSARVHGRPLDLTFKEFELLRFFALNPSRVFTREQLLSEVWGYDYFGGTRTVDVHVRRLRAKLGDLESLIGTVRNVGYRFNFFEDENDRLAQARNA is encoded by the coding sequence GTGGCGCAGTTGTTGATCCTGACCTCTGCGGTCGACAAAGAGGTGCTTCCCGCGCTCTCTTTGCTCAGTCACCGCACCAGGCAGATCCCTGCCGAAGCGGCACAGTTGGTGAACACTCCCAACTGCGACCTGATCTTCATCGACGCCCGTCGCGACCTCGCGAGCGCCCGGTCACTGTGCAAGATCCTGAAGACAACAGGCATCGGGGTGCCGATCGTGCTCATTCTCACCGAGGGTGGCCTGACCGCCGTCAGCGCCGAGTGGGGCGCGGCAGACGTGCTGCTCGAGTCGGCCGGCCCGGCAGAGGTCGACACGCGCATCCGGCTCGCCATCGGGCGGCAGGTGCAGGAGCAGTCCTCGTCGAAGATCCAGGCCTCGGGCGTCGTCATCGACGAAGCCAGCTACTCCGCGCGGGTTCACGGCCGGCCGCTCGACCTGACCTTCAAGGAGTTCGAACTCCTGCGCTTCTTCGCTTTGAACCCGTCACGCGTGTTCACCCGCGAGCAGTTGCTCAGCGAGGTCTGGGGGTACGACTACTTCGGTGGCACCCGCACGGTCGACGTGCACGTCAGGCGCCTGCGGGCCAAGCTCGGCGACCTCGAATCGCTCATCGGCACCGTTCGAAACGTCGGCTACCGCTTCAACTTCTTCGAAGACGAGAACGATCGCCTTGCTCAGGCTCGAAACGCCTGA
- a CDS encoding FUSC family protein codes for MPPTSNPQGPATAPGSAAADRAAGFSRWLGSATRAGVRRAGASAPAILQLSVAVVAAYSVTHFGLGHAAPITAATVTLSSLGFVRDARPVRVLETAIGITLGITLSEVILLAFGQGVWQLGLSVAVTLFIARILSPAPGFAVIAGVQSALVAMLPVVVGGPFTRTIDGLVGGAIALAATALIPRDPRRGELADARRVLRVFSDLVTDLVAELRRGPDNDVYRVLEGARRTQPLVDQWRTSLESALGVARISPFLRRRLPELNRQKVMLAGIDLAIRDLRVVIRRLTVVMRDGQPRPQFADLFDGLVGALSLLEQSLTDPLVRPLVRQHLILIAVRLDPDELFPDNTMVEVSVVLELRPLVMDLLTATGLSAAEARASLPSLPA; via the coding sequence GTGCCACCGACATCGAATCCACAGGGGCCGGCCACTGCGCCAGGCTCGGCGGCCGCCGACCGTGCGGCCGGCTTCTCCCGCTGGCTCGGTTCAGCGACGCGGGCAGGGGTTCGCCGCGCGGGTGCGTCGGCACCCGCCATCCTGCAGCTCTCGGTCGCTGTGGTCGCGGCATACTCGGTCACCCACTTCGGTCTCGGCCACGCGGCTCCGATCACCGCAGCGACAGTCACCCTGTCGAGTCTCGGCTTCGTTAGGGATGCGCGGCCAGTTCGCGTGCTCGAAACGGCGATCGGCATCACCCTCGGCATCACCTTGAGCGAGGTGATCCTGTTGGCATTCGGGCAGGGCGTCTGGCAGCTCGGGCTGAGTGTCGCGGTCACCTTGTTCATCGCGCGCATTCTCTCGCCCGCACCCGGGTTCGCGGTGATCGCCGGCGTACAGTCTGCCCTCGTCGCAATGCTTCCGGTTGTGGTCGGTGGCCCGTTCACAAGAACCATCGACGGGTTGGTCGGGGGTGCGATCGCCCTCGCCGCGACGGCGTTGATTCCCCGTGACCCTCGCCGGGGCGAGCTGGCCGATGCGCGGCGCGTGCTGCGGGTGTTCTCCGACCTCGTCACCGATCTGGTTGCCGAGCTGCGGCGCGGCCCCGACAACGATGTCTATCGTGTGCTCGAAGGCGCCCGGCGCACCCAGCCGCTGGTCGACCAGTGGCGCACCTCGCTCGAATCGGCACTCGGGGTCGCTCGGATCTCGCCGTTCCTCCGCCGGCGTCTGCCGGAGTTGAATCGGCAGAAGGTCATGCTGGCGGGCATCGACCTGGCCATCCGCGACCTGCGCGTGGTGATCAGGCGGCTCACTGTGGTCATGCGCGACGGCCAGCCGCGCCCACAGTTCGCCGACCTCTTCGACGGTCTGGTCGGCGCACTGAGCCTGCTCGAGCAGAGCCTCACCGACCCACTTGTGCGCCCGCTGGTTCGCCAGCATCTCATTCTGATTGCTGTAAGGCTCGACCCCGACGAACTCTTCCCCGACAACACCATGGTCGAGGTCTCTGTCGTACTCGAGCTGCGGCCTCTGGTGATGGACCTGCTGACCGCCACAGGGCTCTCGGCGGCCGAAGCCCGGGCTTCGCTGCCGAGCCTGCCGGCCTGA
- the phoU gene encoding phosphate signaling complex protein PhoU, translated as MREVFQQELREVQERLVEISRLVVIAITNATTAFNESNVSLAEQVIADDPKIDTLASDLDELAISIMALQQPVARDLRIVVSALRMSASLERMGDIAQHIAQLARYRYPEKVAKESLLGTFNEMGRLDVLVAQKLSLLIETEDLDLADEIRDVDDRIDELHLSVFEAVLSESWGGTSVNTVDVTLASRYHERFADHAVSIAKKVKYLATGEWTGSGNR; from the coding sequence ATGCGCGAGGTATTCCAGCAGGAACTCCGCGAAGTGCAAGAACGCCTGGTCGAGATCAGCCGCCTTGTTGTCATCGCCATCACGAACGCCACCACTGCCTTCAACGAATCGAACGTCTCCCTGGCCGAACAGGTCATCGCCGACGACCCGAAGATCGACACCCTGGCGTCAGACCTCGACGAACTCGCGATCAGCATCATGGCTCTTCAACAGCCCGTCGCGAGAGACCTGCGGATTGTGGTGAGTGCGCTGCGCATGAGCGCGTCGCTCGAGCGAATGGGCGACATCGCCCAGCACATCGCCCAGCTCGCCCGGTACCGCTACCCCGAGAAGGTGGCCAAAGAGAGCCTGCTCGGCACCTTCAACGAGATGGGCCGCCTCGACGTGCTGGTCGCCCAGAAGCTGAGCCTTCTGATAGAGACAGAAGACCTCGACCTGGCTGACGAGATCCGCGATGTCGACGACCGCATCGACGAGTTGCACCTCAGCGTGTTCGAGGCCGTGCTGAGCGAGAGCTGGGGCGGCACCTCGGTCAACACCGTCGACGTCACACTGGCGTCGCGGTACCACGAGCGTTTCGCTGACCACGCGGTGAGCATCGCGAAGAAGGTCAAGTACCTGGCGACCGGCGAGTGGACCGGCAGCGGCAACCGCTGA